Within Butyrivibrio fibrisolvens, the genomic segment ACGTGAGAATCTTAAGAATACCAAGTTTGGATTCTTCTGTATTCCGGGCGTTGCTTCTTTTGAAGATATAGACCTTCTTGCAGCAAATGGAGGATTTTTTGTCAGGATCGGTGACAATGCTGATCAGATAGAAGATACCATTCCATACATAGAGCATGCTAAGAAAAAAGGGCTTATGGTCACTGTCAATTACATGAAGACCTACATTATCACTCCAGAGGAGTTTGCAACTAAGGCAGTAGATCTCCAGAAGGCAGGCGCTGACTGCGTATACGTAGTTGACTCTGCAGGCTGTATGCTAGAAGCAGATATACTTGCTTATAAAAAAGCTCTTAGAGAAAAAAGTGATATAGCTATTGGTTATCATGGTCACAATAATATTGGCCTTGCAGTTAGTAACTCACTTGCCTGTGCTAAGGATGGCTTTGATATCATAGATACTTCTTTCCAGGGACTTGGAAGGAGTATTGGTAATACTGCAACAGAGATGTTCGTAATGTCTGCTCTAAGGGAAGGTATAGATGTTGGAACTGACATAGATATTCCAAGACTCCTTGAGTCCGGATTTACCTTCATAAGGAATGCTACAGACAGAGCACCTCAGAATCCGCTCGATCTTATATGCGGCTATGCAGGCTTCCATTCAGGATATCTCAAGGATATATATAAGTGCAGTGAAGATAAGAATGTTGATCCTCTAAGGCTTATAATCGCCTATGCTGACAAGAATCAGAAGTCCATGGACAGGGATCTTCTCTATAAGGTAGCTGAGACACTTCCTGTAGATACAGGCATCAATCCTTATAGTTTCAGACAGTATTTTAAGAAGACTTATTCTGTAGACTGAGTAAAATCAAGGTAGATTGTATGAAAACATATGGCGGTTTTATGCCCTTTGAACTTAGTAAGGGGCAGGAATATTATAAATATAGTGAAGATCATATTCAATACTATAACAGCGGCAAGACTGCTGTGTATTACTGCCTCATGCAGATGAAGCCAAAGAGACTCTTTGTTCCAAGGTATTATTGCCCATCTACCAAAGCTGCTATTGAAAAGGCTGCAGGTGAGATTGGAACTGAGGTTATATATTATCATGTATTTAGAGACCTGTCTGTGAATCTTCCTCGTAAGGCGATATGCCCACCTACTGAGAATGTTGTTGCTGATACACCGAAGATAGCCAAAGATAATGAATCATCTCAGGCACAGTCAAGCAATGAAGATCATCTTGATGAAAATAGAACCTTCTCGAATTTCGATCTGTGCTATGTCAGAACTTCTGAAACACTTGACTTCTACCATGATCAGGTAGAGCTTACTTCAGAAGATGCAGTGCTTGTAGTCAACTATTTTGGAGTATGCAGATCCCACGTAGATAAGTGGCTGTTATTGGGAGTTAATCTTATAATAGACAACTGCCAGGCTTTCTACTCAGAGCCTGTTATGGCAGACAATGTCCTTAACTTTTATTCATTCAAAAAAGATTTCGGAACTCCGGACGGCGCTTTCGTTATCGGCTCTCATGTTGAGAACTATCATCTAGAGCAGGAGGATGGCATATCCAAGTGTGACTATCTTCTAGGAAGCCTTGTAGAGGGAACTGACAAGTGGTATAAGCGCAAGAAGGAAGTTGATGAAGAAATCGCTTCTGATAAGCTCCAGGCATCTAAGATAACCAGGATGATGATAAGAGCAATTGATTATGAATACGTGAAGGATAGGAGAGTAGCTAATTTTAAACTCTATGAAGAAGCCTTCAGGTCAGCTAATCTTATCAAAGCAGATAACGACAGTGTCCCTTATCTATATCCGCTTAATATCGGAGTTGATATCAGAAAGAGACTTATAGAGAATAAGATATTCGTTCCCACGTTATGGGCTGATACACTTGAAGATGAGTTTGCAGGTACTGATGAGTACCTTCTGTCCAAGAATACTCTGTTCCTTCCTGTGGATCAAAGATATGACGAAGAAGATATAAAATATATAATAGATATAGTGAATCGTATGGCTGAAAGGTGATCATCCTAAGGCGAGAGATTATTAGTTATATATGATGTAATGGAGATATAGGTAGATGAAAGATATTGCTGTCATTGGCACAGGTGATTTTGCTTCAATAGTATATCAGATCTTGCGAAAGCATGAGAGGAATGTTGTATGCTTCTGCGTTGATGATGAATATCTTAGTGATGATAATACAAGCTTTTGGGATATTCCTGTGATAGGAAGGTCAGAGCTTATTAAGATATACACGCCTGATACTACAGAGCTTGTAGCAGGTTTCATCGGATCTCCTATGTTCGATATAAGGCAGAAGAAATGCGATGAGTACAAGGCTCTTGGTTATTCTTTTGCTAACGTGATAGATACAGATGTATCCTATGCTGTGCAGATCGGCGAAGGTAATGTGATAATGCAGAATGTATCACTTGGATTTGATACACATATAGGTGATGGTAATATCATATGGCCGGGCGTGGTATTCCCGCACAACAATTATATAGGCGATTACAACAACATAGCGCCAACAGCCTCACTTTCCGGATATGCTAAGGTCGGAAGCCACTGTTATATTGGTAACAACGCTATTATTAAAAATAGGATTACTGTTAATGATTATACTTTTGTGGGCGCCGGAGCATATATACGGCATGACACGGTATCAGGTACTACTATCGTTCCGCCAAGGTCTTATGAATTGGACAGGCCTGATACGAGATTGTAAATAATAATTGATAGAGCTTTGAATATATTATAGTGAGATTGAAGCAATAATAGATTGACGCATTAATAGATTGAAACATAAATAAGTAAATGATCAGGTTTTTATTTACTTGATCATCATTTGAGCTTACTGAGTTTTATTTAGACTTAGTTTCATATTTGGGAGAATTGATTTTGAGAAGAGTATCCTTTGTAATACCATGTTATAACTGCGAGAAGACAATAGAGGCAGTTACAACAGAGATAAGCCAGTTCGCTGGCAGTCATGATATAGATGCGCAGATAATCCTTGTGGATGACGGATCTGCAGATGGTACCTGGAAGACATTGCAGGGACTATGCAGCAAGAATGATCGCATCAAGGCAGCATCTTTTTCCAAGAACTTTGGACAGGCATCTGCGATACTTGCTGGCCTATCTATGGTATCAGGAGATTATGTGTTCTGCATGGACGATGACGGACAGGCTCCTGTTGAGGAGATCTCTAATTTCCTTGATAAAATAGATGAAGGTTATGATGTAGTCTTTGCTAAATACAATAAAGTTCAGCAGAATTTTTTCCGTAACTTTACTTCAAGGATCAATGCCTGGATGGCAAGAGTTCTTACAGAAAAGCCAAGAGGTGTTGAGACTGCAAGTTTCTTCTGCATGAGAAGGTACGTAGCTGATAATATGATCAAATATGACAGACCATATCCATATATAAGCGGTCTCATATTCCGTATCACTCACAATGCTACTAATCTCCCTGCCCAGCAGCGTAAAAGAAAAGAAGGAAGAAGCGGATATACTTTTAAAAAGCTCCTTGGACTTTGGTTCAACGGCTTTACATCTTTTTCTATACTGCCGCTTAGATTCGCTACTGCCATGGGATTTTTCTTCGCAGCATTCGGAATTATCTTTGCAATAGTGACTATAGTCAGGAAGCTCCTTAATCCCGCTATTCAGGCAGGTTACAGTTCTACGATAGCTTTCCTTGCATTCCTTGGTGGTATCATCCTCTTCTGCATAGGAGAGATGGGAGAGTATATTGGAAGAGAATATATGTGTACCAGTCGTAAGCCCCAGTATATCGTGCGTATGAAGGCTGGCTTTGAAGACAAGAATGATGAAGTAAAAGAGTAATATTATTGTAGTTAGATTACCAAGATAAATTTATCAGAAAAGTTAGCATTAATACGTCTTAGGATGTTTTGCGGAAATAACGAATTTGGAATAATATATGTCAGAATCAAAAAAGGATTAAAAAAAGATTTTCTATGGAATCTTATAGCTGAAGGAATAAGCGCAGGACAGTCTGCGCTTATTCTTGTTTTTATATCAGCTTGTATGAGCATCAACGATGCAGGAATATTCTCTATAGGATATGCTATATCAACGATCGCCTGTGTGATAGGTGCGTACGGTGTTCGTAATTATCAGGTCACTGATGTTAATAACAGATACAGATTTAAATCTTATCTTGTGGCAAGGTTATTAACGATATTTACAAGCCTTGTCCTTGTGTGTATATATCTGGGAATACTGCTATTACGATCCAGCTATACGATCCCCAAGGCAGTAGCTGTTATCCTCATATGTATCTGGAAGCTGGATAGCATCTTTGAAGATGTTGTATATGGCATGTACCAGCAAAGAGGGTATCTGGCATTAGGGGCAAGGACATATGCTATAAGACTTATGTCTTCAACAGCTCTATTTTGCATCCTGACAGTTACAGGACTTGATCTTATATCTATCCTGATGATCGTATGTATCTTCAGCTATATTGCGACTCTAGTGAGCTTCAAGCTGACATATCCATATGTTAAGGGCGCTGTGGATACTACCGGTACTAACGATATTAGAAATGATAATAGCAGAAGCTTTAATGGAGATGGAGCTTATAGCGTCCTTACAGGAGTCAGGCAGATCCTGATACAGTGCCTCCCGCTTGCTATAAGCGGAGCTCTTGGCAACTATATAGGCAATGCTCCAAAATATTCTATAGACTGGTTCATGGATGACAGCGCTCAAGCTATATTTGGATACATCCTCATGCCATCCTTCGTGATCCTCATCCTCAGTAACTCTGTATACAGACCCATACTTCCAAGTTTAAGTGAGTTATATAATAAGGGAGATGGCAAAGCCTTTGGCAGAAAACTTAGCAGACAGCTCTTAGTGGTCGGAGCTATGGCCCTTGTGATACTTGCAGGAGGATTTCTTATTGGAATCCCCGTTCTGTCTATCTTGTACAGCACAGACCTCTCTCCTTACAAGACCGAGTTTATGCTGCTTCTCTTAGGCGGAATAGGCTATGCACTTGCAACCTTCGCTTCAGCGATCCTGACAGTCATGAGAAGACAAAATACAATCGCTATATGTTACGGAGTATGCGCTATAGTATGCTTTCTGAGTAGCAAGAGCCTTATAACCCTGGCAGGATTTACAGGTGCAGTTATCCAGTATGACATATGCAACCTATTCCTTGCAGTTATGCTATTTGCAGTTATCGCATATTCTATAAAGACCAAAGACACAGAATAACATAGAAAAGCGCTGTGTACTAATGCTATATCGAGCTTTGGGTATAGCATTTATACACAGCGCTTTTTATTGATTTAACTTTCCTGTTTGGATTGGACAGAAACCTCTAAGGCTTTGCCTAGGCGGGAAGAAGATAAATAATTGCCACGCTTTTAATTGTTTTATAAAATTCATGAGCATGATAGATGAAGTTTTTTTATTCTGTCAGGGGTCCACATGTCTGAGCGAAGCGAGTTTGGACCCCAGAATAAAAAGCGCCAGATATCATGCCATGAATTTTAAAACAATTAACAGCGTGGCAATCATTTATCTTCTTCCCGTCTAGGCAAAGCCTTAGAGGTTTCTGCGCCGCTTAAGTATGAAATTATTTACGGTAATTTTCCACTATCTTTTTCACTGCGTGGATGACATCATCTACATCCTTGTCTGTAAGTCTTGGATAGAGCGGTATACTCATGATACCCTTATATACCTTCTCTGCATTAGGACACAGCCCCTCTTTGTAGCCAAGACTCTTGTAATAAGGGAACCAGTAAACAGGCACGTAGTGAACCTGGCACTGGATGTTCTCAGCGCTCATAGCATCGAAGAACTGACGACGTGTGCAGTTTAATTTCTCAAGATCAAGCTGTATTATATACAGATGTCTTGATGTATCTGACTTTGGAGTATTCTTCTGGACTATTATCTCAGGTATATCCTTAAAGGCTTCGTCGTACTTTGCAACAATCTCTTTTCTTCTTGCTACAAAAGAGTCTATTTTCTTAAGCTGACTGCAAAGAAGTGATGCCTGTATATCTGTCATACGATAGTTGAATCCCAGCATCTGCTGCTCATAGTACCAGATTCCCTCGTGAGGGCCTTCCAGCATCTTGCTTTCATCATGCTCCATTCCATGTGAACGAAGAAGGAGGAGCTTTTCATAATATTCTTTGTTATCAGTAAGGATAGCACCGCCCTCACCGCAAGTAACTGTCTTGACAGGATGGAAAGAAAAACAGGTCATATCTGCAATAGAGCCTACTTTCTTGCCATCATAGCTTGAACCTATAGAGTGAGCTGCATCTTCGATGAATACAAGATTGTGCTTCTTGCATATCTCTTTGATACGGTCAGCTTCTACTACCTGGCCTGTGAAGTCAACAGCTACAACTGCCTTGGTGTTAGGAGTGATATGAGCTTCGATAGAGTCAGGATCTATATTGTAGGTATCAGGATTGATATCTGCAAATACAGGTCTTCCGCCGCAGTACAGTGCACAGTTAGCACTTGCCATAAACGTAAGAGGAGTTGTGATAAGTTCATCTCCCTGACCTATGCCTGCAACAGCTGCAGCAAGGTGAAGAGCTGCTGTACAGTTAGATACAACTACAGCATATTTTGCTCCTGTATATTCGCAGAGCATTCTCTCTGCTTCGTCAACTTTGGGACCGCAGGTTATGTAGTCACTAAGAAGAGTCTTTTTGACTTCTTCTGCATCTTCTTCTGTGACCCACTGACGGCCATAATAGAGTTTTTCAGGACGGACAGGTGTGCCGCCTTCTATTGCAAGTTTTTCCATTGTTTGTTGTTACCTTTCAATATTTATGTTGATTACCATTTTTGGTGATAAAAAATATAATGATCTATATCTTGATTTGATATAGCACTATTATTTTTCGCTTTCCAGCTTATAATCGTCGATGTTATATGCGACTTCGATTTCTGTATTGTCAAGGCCTAGCTGTTTGTTGATCATATGTGCTACAACTGCAGCAAATGTATTTCTTCCGGCTCTTGAAAGGTGAATACCGTCATCCTCCATATAATCACTTATTGTCTGGTCGTTTATGTTCATGATTGCGCTTCCGAAAGCATCGAATGATACGCTGTCATGAAGAGGACTGAGCTGGGTACATCCTGCACAGTAATCCATGTATCGACCAAATGCATTGGAATATGTATTGCCACTTCCAAGCGTAGAGCC encodes:
- the pseC gene encoding UDP-4-amino-4,6-dideoxy-N-acetyl-beta-L-altrosamine transaminase; translation: MEKLAIEGGTPVRPEKLYYGRQWVTEEDAEEVKKTLLSDYITCGPKVDEAERMLCEYTGAKYAVVVSNCTAALHLAAAVAGIGQGDELITTPLTFMASANCALYCGGRPVFADINPDTYNIDPDSIEAHITPNTKAVVAVDFTGQVVEADRIKEICKKHNLVFIEDAAHSIGSSYDGKKVGSIADMTCFSFHPVKTVTCGEGGAILTDNKEYYEKLLLLRSHGMEHDESKMLEGPHEGIWYYEQQMLGFNYRMTDIQASLLCSQLKKIDSFVARRKEIVAKYDEAFKDIPEIIVQKNTPKSDTSRHLYIIQLDLEKLNCTRRQFFDAMSAENIQCQVHYVPVYWFPYYKSLGYKEGLCPNAEKVYKGIMSIPLYPRLTDKDVDDVIHAVKKIVENYRK
- a CDS encoding lipopolysaccharide biosynthesis protein — translated: MFCGNNEFGIIYVRIKKGLKKDFLWNLIAEGISAGQSALILVFISACMSINDAGIFSIGYAISTIACVIGAYGVRNYQVTDVNNRYRFKSYLVARLLTIFTSLVLVCIYLGILLLRSSYTIPKAVAVILICIWKLDSIFEDVVYGMYQQRGYLALGARTYAIRLMSSTALFCILTVTGLDLISILMIVCIFSYIATLVSFKLTYPYVKGAVDTTGTNDIRNDNSRSFNGDGAYSVLTGVRQILIQCLPLAISGALGNYIGNAPKYSIDWFMDDSAQAIFGYILMPSFVILILSNSVYRPILPSLSELYNKGDGKAFGRKLSRQLLVVGAMALVILAGGFLIGIPVLSILYSTDLSPYKTEFMLLLLGGIGYALATFASAILTVMRRQNTIAICYGVCAIVCFLSSKSLITLAGFTGAVIQYDICNLFLAVMLFAVIAYSIKTKDTE
- a CDS encoding glycosyltransferase family 2 protein, which encodes MRRVSFVIPCYNCEKTIEAVTTEISQFAGSHDIDAQIILVDDGSADGTWKTLQGLCSKNDRIKAASFSKNFGQASAILAGLSMVSGDYVFCMDDDGQAPVEEISNFLDKIDEGYDVVFAKYNKVQQNFFRNFTSRINAWMARVLTEKPRGVETASFFCMRRYVADNMIKYDRPYPYISGLIFRITHNATNLPAQQRKRKEGRSGYTFKKLLGLWFNGFTSFSILPLRFATAMGFFFAAFGIIFAIVTIVRKLLNPAIQAGYSSTIAFLAFLGGIILFCIGEMGEYIGREYMCTSRKPQYIVRMKAGFEDKNDEVKE